The following are encoded together in the Buteo buteo chromosome 2, bButBut1.hap1.1, whole genome shotgun sequence genome:
- the RALA gene encoding ras-related protein Ral-A isoform X2, translated as MAANKPKGQNSLALHKVIMVGSGGVGKSALTLQFMYDEFVEDYEPTKADSYRKKVVLDGEEVQIDILDTAGQEDYAAIRDNYFRSGEGFLCVFSITELESFAATADFREQILRVKEDENVPFLLVGNKSDLEDKRQVSVEEAKNRADQWNVNYVETSAKTRANVDKKTICF; from the exons ATGGCAGCAAATAAGCCTAAAGGACAGAATTCATTGGCTTTACACAAAGTCATCATGGTGGGAAGCGGTGGTGTAGGAAAATCTGCTTTAACACTACAGTTTATGTATGATGAG tttGTTGAAGATTATGAGCCCACCAAAGCAGACAGCTATAGGAAAAAGGTGGTTCTGGATGGGGAAGAAGTCCAAATTGATATATTGgacacagcagggcaggaggactATGCTGCAATTAGGGACAACTACTTCCGAAGTGGAGAAGGCTTTCTTTGTGTCTTCTCTATTACAGAGCTGGAATCCTTTGCAGCAACTGCAGACTTCAG AGAGCAGATCTTAAGAGTAAAAGAAGATGAGAATGTTCCTTTTTTGCTAGTTGGTAACAAATCAGATTTGGAAGATAAAAGGCAAGTTTCCGTAGAGGAAGCAAAAAACCGAGCTGATCAGTGGAATGTTAACTATGTGGAAACTTCTGCAAAAACACGAGCTAATGTTGACAAG AAGACAATCTGCTTCTGA
- the RALA gene encoding ras-related protein Ral-A isoform X1, translated as MAANKPKGQNSLALHKVIMVGSGGVGKSALTLQFMYDEFVEDYEPTKADSYRKKVVLDGEEVQIDILDTAGQEDYAAIRDNYFRSGEGFLCVFSITELESFAATADFREQILRVKEDENVPFLLVGNKSDLEDKRQVSVEEAKNRADQWNVNYVETSAKTRANVDKVFFDLMREIRARKMEDSKEKNGKKKRKSLAKRIRERCCIL; from the exons ATGGCAGCAAATAAGCCTAAAGGACAGAATTCATTGGCTTTACACAAAGTCATCATGGTGGGAAGCGGTGGTGTAGGAAAATCTGCTTTAACACTACAGTTTATGTATGATGAG tttGTTGAAGATTATGAGCCCACCAAAGCAGACAGCTATAGGAAAAAGGTGGTTCTGGATGGGGAAGAAGTCCAAATTGATATATTGgacacagcagggcaggaggactATGCTGCAATTAGGGACAACTACTTCCGAAGTGGAGAAGGCTTTCTTTGTGTCTTCTCTATTACAGAGCTGGAATCCTTTGCAGCAACTGCAGACTTCAG AGAGCAGATCTTAAGAGTAAAAGAAGATGAGAATGTTCCTTTTTTGCTAGTTGGTAACAAATCAGATTTGGAAGATAAAAGGCAAGTTTCCGTAGAGGAAGCAAAAAACCGAGCTGATCAGTGGAATGTTAACTATGTGGAAACTTCTGCAAAAACACGAGCTAATGTTGACAAG gtgttttttgatttaatgagagaaattagagccagaaaaatggaagacagcaaagaaaagaatgggaagaagaaaagaaaaagcctagCTAAGAGGATCAGAGAAAGATGTTGCATTTTATAA